The window CCTGGCGAATTCGGCGAAGAAGCGCGGTTCGAGGCAGCCAACGGCGACATGCCGGCCATCCGCTGTCTCATAAATGTCGTAGAAGGGCGCGCCGGAATCGAGCAGGTTTTCGCCACGCCTGTCGCTCCACAGGCCGGCAGCCATGTAAGCGTGGATGGGCGCCGCGAGCATCGCGGCACCTTCGACCATCGCTGCATCGATCACCTGGCCCTTACCGGTGCGCGAGCGCTGGAAAAGCGCGGCCAGCACGCCGGCGATCAGCATCATGGCGCCACCGCCCTGGTCGGCGACGAGGTTGAGCGGCGGCACGGGCGGCGAGCCTTGCCGGCCAATGGCGTGCAGCAGGCCGGCATAGGCGAGATAGGTGATGTCGTGGCCGGCGCGGCCTGACAACGGTCCGTCCTGGCCGAAGCCGGTCAGGCGGCCATAGATCAGCGCCGGGTTGCGCTCAAGCACGACGTCAGGCCCGAGGCCCAGCCGCTCCATCACACCGGGGCGAAAGCCCTCGATGAGCATGTCGGCGTTTTCGGCAAGGCGCAGCAACAGGTCCGTGCTTGCCGGCCGCTTCAGATCGAGCTTGAGGATGGAGCGGCCGTGGCGGTCGAGATCGTACTCTTGCGGCAGCGACAGAGGCGGCTGACCGTCGTCCGCACGCTCGATGCGCAGCACCTCGGCGCCCATTTCGCACAGCATCAGGGCCGCCAGCGGCACCGGACCGAGACCCGCAATCTCGATCACCTTGAGGCCGGCCAGCGGCCCGGCCTTGCCGGCAGCGACAACGCCGGCGCCTGTCGGCGACGCGGTCATCCCGGCGCTATTTCGGCGCCATGCGGATCGCGCCGTCGAGGCGGATCGTCTCGCCGTTCAGCATCTGGTTCTCGACGATGTGGAGCGCGAGTGCTGCATATTCGGAAGGCTCGCCGAGCCGGGACGGGAAGGGCACGGCGGCGCCGAGCGAATCCTGCACCTCCTGCGGCATGCCGGCCATCATCGGCGTCCTGAAGATGCCGGGCGCGATGGTGCAGACGCGAATGCCGGAGCGGGCGAGGTCGCGCGCCACCGGCAGCGTCATGCCGACAACGCCGCTCTTCGAGGCCGAATAGGCGGCCTGGCCGATCTGGCCGTCATAAGCGGCGACCGATGCGGTGTTGACGATAACGCCGCGTTCGCCGCCTTGCAGCGGATCGAGCCTCGACGCCCGGTCGGCGACGAG is drawn from Mesorhizobium sp. B1-1-8 and contains these coding sequences:
- a CDS encoding CaiB/BaiF CoA transferase family protein; this encodes MTASPTGAGVVAAGKAGPLAGLKVIEIAGLGPVPLAALMLCEMGAEVLRIERADDGQPPLSLPQEYDLDRHGRSILKLDLKRPASTDLLLRLAENADMLIEGFRPGVMERLGLGPDVVLERNPALIYGRLTGFGQDGPLSGRAGHDITYLAYAGLLHAIGRQGSPPVPPLNLVADQGGGAMMLIAGVLAALFQRSRTGKGQVIDAAMVEGAAMLAAPIHAYMAAGLWSDRRGENLLDSGAPFYDIYETADGRHVAVGCLEPRFFAEFARLLPLDQRFAGGQYDLALWPEMRAAIAGRMSEKTRDEWEALFAATDACVAPVLSLREASDHPHSRARQSFVRSGRLERPAPAPRFSHASPALAAAPAATDRQPADVLGRFGIGESEIETLVSAGLFDR
- a CDS encoding 3-hydroxyacyl-CoA dehydrogenase, translated to MNPNGQIAIVTGGGSGLGEATARALAAKGAMVAILDVGIDRAAKVAAEISGIAVQCDVSNGDNGAAAVAEVAENLGEPRILVNCAGIAIGVKTIGKDGPHPLEQFRKVIEINLIGSFNMIRLVADRASRLDPLQGGERGVIVNTASVAAYDGQIGQAAYSASKSGVVGMTLPVARDLARSGIRVCTIAPGIFRTPMMAGMPQEVQDSLGAAVPFPSRLGEPSEYAALALHIVENQMLNGETIRLDGAIRMAPK